The Leclercia sp. S52 genome has a segment encoding these proteins:
- a CDS encoding inorganic diphosphatase, producing the protein MHLVKKLLAVSVLLSASVQAQNILEFPQPDNNPEEFYAVTEIPAGGIIKYETDAKTGFIVADRFQSMPVAYPANYGSLTQSLAGDGDPLDVIFYTRAPMAPGTLIKLRAIGVLKMIDGGEKDDKIVAVPASKIDPTYDDIKELSDLPKIEQQRLESFFRVYKQLPEGRKSVELNGFNDAATAKQEIKQAWDAWKTNQPK; encoded by the coding sequence ATGCATCTGGTAAAAAAACTTCTCGCAGTGAGCGTCCTCCTGTCGGCTTCCGTACAGGCGCAAAATATCCTCGAATTCCCACAGCCTGATAACAACCCGGAAGAGTTTTACGCCGTCACCGAAATCCCTGCGGGCGGAATTATTAAGTATGAAACGGATGCCAAAACCGGCTTTATCGTCGCCGACCGCTTCCAGTCGATGCCTGTCGCTTACCCGGCAAACTACGGCTCGCTGACCCAGTCCCTGGCGGGCGATGGCGATCCGCTGGACGTGATCTTCTATACCCGCGCACCGATGGCCCCGGGCACCCTGATTAAACTGCGCGCCATTGGCGTGCTGAAGATGATTGACGGCGGCGAGAAAGACGACAAAATCGTGGCCGTACCGGCGAGCAAAATTGACCCGACCTATGACGACATCAAAGAGCTGAGCGATCTGCCGAAGATTGAGCAGCAGCGTCTGGAGTCGTTCTTCCGTGTCTACAAGCAGCTGCCGGAAGGGCGCAAGTCGGTGGAGCTGAACGGCTTTAACGATGCCGCCACCGCGAAGCAGGAAATTAAACAGGCATGGGATGCCTGGAAAACGAATCAGCCGAAGTAA
- the adhP gene encoding alcohol dehydrogenase AdhP has product MKAAVVTKDHQVEVTEKTLRPLKHGEALLKMECCGVCHTDLHVKNGDFGDKTGVILGHEGIGVVKEVGPGVTSLKPGDRASVAWFFEGCGHCEYCNSGNETLCRTVKNAGYSVDGGMAEECIVTADYAVKVPDGLESAAASSITCAGVTTYKAVKVSEIKPGQWIAIYGLGGLGNLALQYAKNVFNAKVIAVDVNDEQLKLASSMGADLVVNSRSDDAAKFIQEKTGGAHAAVVTAVAKVAFNSAVDAVRAGGRVVAVGLPPEAMSLDIPRLVLDGIQVVGSLVGTRQDLTEAFQFAAEGKVVPKVALRPLGDINAIFKEMEQGQIRGRMVIDFRS; this is encoded by the coding sequence ATGAAAGCTGCTGTCGTGACAAAAGACCATCAGGTAGAAGTGACCGAGAAAACCCTGCGCCCGCTGAAGCACGGCGAAGCGCTGCTGAAGATGGAGTGCTGTGGCGTCTGCCACACCGATCTTCACGTTAAGAACGGCGATTTTGGTGATAAGACCGGTGTGATCCTCGGCCATGAAGGCATCGGGGTCGTCAAGGAGGTTGGGCCGGGCGTGACCTCGCTGAAACCGGGCGATCGCGCAAGCGTAGCGTGGTTCTTCGAAGGCTGCGGCCACTGTGAATACTGTAACTCCGGCAACGAAACCCTGTGCCGTACCGTGAAGAACGCCGGGTATTCCGTGGACGGCGGCATGGCCGAAGAGTGTATCGTCACCGCCGATTATGCAGTAAAAGTGCCGGACGGACTGGAATCCGCCGCCGCCAGCAGCATCACCTGCGCCGGGGTGACCACCTATAAAGCGGTGAAAGTGTCGGAGATCAAACCCGGCCAGTGGATTGCCATTTATGGCCTCGGCGGGCTGGGCAACCTGGCGCTGCAGTACGCCAAAAACGTCTTTAACGCTAAGGTGATCGCCGTTGACGTCAACGATGAACAGCTGAAGCTGGCCTCAAGCATGGGGGCCGATCTGGTCGTTAACTCCCGCAGCGACGATGCCGCGAAATTCATTCAGGAAAAAACCGGTGGTGCCCACGCTGCGGTAGTGACAGCGGTGGCGAAAGTCGCCTTTAACTCGGCGGTGGATGCCGTTCGTGCCGGTGGCCGCGTGGTGGCGGTCGGCCTGCCGCCGGAAGCGATGAGCCTGGATATTCCGCGTCTGGTGCTGGACGGTATTCAGGTGGTGGGTTCGCTGGTCGGCACCCGTCAGGACCTGACCGAAGCCTTCCAGTTTGCCGCCGAAGGCAAGGTTGTGCCGAAAGTGGCGCTGCGTCCGCTGGGGGATATCAACGCCATCTTCAAAGAGATGGAGCAAGGCCAGATCCGCGGCCGTATGGTGATTGATTTCCGTTCATAA
- a CDS encoding Rrf2 family transcriptional regulator, with amino-acid sequence MAFYSSGVEYGIHSLMTMVDAKGNDREMSVREMAALQGVPYDYLGKIFTRLSRAGLVSSTEGKGGGFRLARPAELITVLDVAHAIDGEKNMFECREVRQRLAVFDETPPAWVCDGPCGVRSVMDSAQQRMEEELARHTILDLARKMYRKAPDTFQIEVQEWIADRRNV; translated from the coding sequence ATGGCTTTTTACAGTTCCGGTGTGGAGTACGGCATTCATAGCCTGATGACCATGGTGGATGCGAAAGGGAACGACCGCGAGATGAGCGTCAGGGAGATGGCGGCGCTACAGGGCGTGCCCTACGACTATCTGGGCAAGATCTTCACGCGTCTGTCGCGCGCCGGGCTGGTGAGCAGCACCGAAGGAAAGGGCGGCGGTTTCCGGCTGGCACGGCCTGCGGAACTGATCACCGTGCTGGATGTGGCCCACGCCATTGACGGCGAGAAGAACATGTTTGAGTGTCGGGAAGTGCGTCAGCGGCTGGCGGTGTTCGACGAAACGCCCCCGGCATGGGTCTGCGACGGGCCCTGCGGCGTGCGTTCGGTGATGGACAGCGCCCAGCAGCGGATGGAAGAGGAGCTGGCGCGGCATACCATTCTCGACCTGGCGCGCAAAATGTACCGTAAGGCACCGGATACCTTTCAGATTGAGGTGCAGGAGTGGATTGCGGATCGGCGTAATGTGTAG
- a CDS encoding NAD(P)/FAD-dependent oxidoreductase, whose amino-acid sequence MKKQILIVGSGFAGMWAAVSAARLAHLTGSDDLQITVLAPRPELRIRPRFYEEQVAGYAAPLSDLFAELKIHFIAGSAERIDAKEKSVWYRDPQGNVTLATYDRLIVATGSQTRRPAIAGLAEHAFDIDQLESAQAFENHLDSLASRPSTAERNTVVVCGGGFTGIELATELPARLRTRFGEDTQTKVIVVERGTVIGGRYSEELRRTIEEACHELGVEWRLNSEIEAIDARGVTLKDGERIPAATVVWTAGVEAHPLSQQIAGERDGQGRLMVNECLQVPAHPEVYATGDMAHARTDDLGNTALMTCQHAIQLGKFAGHNAAASLLDVAPCPYRQVNYVTCLDLGGWGAVYSEGWEQKVKCVRDEAKKIKIAITNELIYPPAADRAAAFAAADPLAKFV is encoded by the coding sequence ATGAAGAAGCAAATTTTAATTGTGGGCAGTGGTTTTGCGGGTATGTGGGCTGCGGTGAGCGCCGCGCGTCTTGCTCATTTAACGGGCAGCGACGACCTGCAAATTACCGTGCTGGCACCCCGTCCGGAACTGCGGATCCGCCCGCGCTTTTATGAAGAGCAGGTCGCGGGCTATGCCGCCCCGTTAAGCGATCTCTTTGCTGAGCTGAAAATTCATTTTATTGCCGGTTCCGCTGAACGCATTGACGCTAAAGAGAAAAGCGTCTGGTATCGCGATCCTCAGGGCAACGTGACGCTGGCCACTTACGATCGTCTGATTGTGGCTACCGGCAGCCAGACCCGCCGCCCGGCCATTGCCGGACTGGCCGAACATGCCTTTGATATCGACCAGCTGGAATCCGCTCAGGCTTTCGAAAATCACCTTGATTCACTGGCCTCACGCCCTTCCACGGCGGAACGTAACACCGTGGTGGTGTGCGGGGGTGGTTTCACCGGCATTGAGTTGGCCACCGAACTCCCTGCCCGTCTGCGGACTCGTTTTGGAGAGGATACACAGACTAAGGTTATCGTAGTTGAACGTGGTACCGTGATTGGCGGGCGCTATAGCGAAGAGCTGCGCCGCACTATCGAAGAGGCATGCCATGAACTGGGCGTGGAGTGGCGTCTTAACAGTGAGATCGAAGCCATTGATGCCCGCGGCGTCACCCTGAAAGACGGTGAGCGCATCCCTGCCGCCACCGTGGTCTGGACGGCAGGAGTGGAAGCCCATCCCCTCAGCCAGCAGATTGCGGGCGAGCGCGACGGCCAGGGGCGCTTGATGGTCAACGAGTGCCTGCAGGTGCCAGCCCACCCGGAGGTCTACGCCACCGGGGATATGGCTCATGCCCGCACCGACGATCTCGGTAACACGGCGCTGATGACCTGCCAGCACGCCATCCAGCTGGGCAAATTCGCCGGGCATAACGCTGCGGCCAGCCTGCTGGACGTGGCTCCCTGTCCCTATCGACAGGTGAACTACGTCACCTGTCTCGATCTGGGCGGCTGGGGTGCGGTCTACAGCGAAGGCTGGGAGCAGAAGGTGAAATGCGTCCGCGATGAGGCGAAGAAAATCAAAATCGCCATCACCAACGAGCTGATCTACCCCCCGGCGGCCGACCGCGCAGCGGCCTTTGCCGCCGCCGATCCGCTGGCAAAATTTGTCTAG
- a CDS encoding TIGR04028 family ABC transporter substrate-binding protein: MQTPFRLPLLTALILATTAAYAADTPVKGGTLVYLEQQAHTNLYPPAGGFYPNGGILNQVTDKLTWQNPKTLEVEPWIAESWSTNADKTEYTFKIRPGVTFSDGTPLDANAVAKNFDTYGKGNKAQRLPVSEVINNYDHSEVIDPQTVKFYFKKPSPGFLQGTATIGSGLVSLSTLQRNFEELGDARHIIGSGPFVVKDEKLGREVNLEARKDYAWGPKNLAQQGPANLDGITYLVTPEDSVRVGALLAGQADFIRQVQAYDEKQATEQGYHIYAAPTRGVNDSISFRPDNPLVADVRVRQALLHATNAKQVVETLFSPNYPQAKSVIADSAAGYVDLSDKLTFDPAKASSLLDEAGWKAGSDGIRAKDGQRLALTIYESLPQPQNKEVLQLVAQQWRQVGVALSVKAGDAGSHVLDNLDPLKTPLTVSEVGRADPDVVKSMFYPNNRDALLQKGGSSDKVTSFRDDKLNDLLVNISSEVDPQKRLQLTGDAQRYLLDNAYVIPIFEEPQVFAGAPWLKGVSFEAVGRPSFYGAWIEKH, from the coding sequence ATGCAAACCCCATTTCGCCTGCCGCTGCTGACGGCGCTCATTCTTGCGACGACGGCGGCTTATGCTGCCGATACCCCGGTTAAAGGCGGCACGCTGGTCTATCTGGAGCAACAGGCGCACACCAACCTCTATCCCCCGGCGGGCGGGTTTTACCCCAACGGCGGGATCCTGAATCAGGTAACCGACAAACTCACCTGGCAGAACCCGAAAACGCTGGAAGTGGAGCCGTGGATCGCCGAGAGCTGGTCCACCAACGCCGATAAAACCGAATACACCTTTAAGATCCGCCCCGGCGTGACCTTCTCCGACGGCACGCCGCTGGACGCGAACGCGGTAGCGAAGAACTTCGATACCTACGGCAAAGGCAACAAGGCCCAGCGCCTGCCGGTGTCGGAAGTGATCAACAACTACGACCACAGCGAAGTGATCGACCCGCAGACGGTGAAGTTCTACTTTAAAAAGCCGTCCCCGGGCTTCCTGCAGGGCACCGCCACCATTGGCTCGGGTCTGGTCTCCCTGAGCACGTTACAACGTAACTTTGAAGAGCTGGGCGATGCCCGCCATATCATCGGCTCCGGTCCATTCGTCGTGAAAGACGAAAAGCTGGGCCGCGAAGTCAATCTCGAGGCGCGCAAAGACTATGCCTGGGGGCCGAAAAACCTTGCCCAGCAGGGCCCGGCTAACCTGGACGGCATCACCTATCTGGTGACGCCAGAAGACAGCGTTCGCGTTGGCGCGCTGCTGGCCGGACAGGCCGACTTTATCCGTCAGGTGCAGGCCTATGACGAAAAACAGGCCACCGAACAGGGGTACCACATCTATGCCGCCCCCACCCGCGGGGTGAACGACAGCATCAGCTTCCGCCCGGATAACCCGCTGGTGGCCGACGTGCGGGTGCGCCAGGCGCTGCTGCACGCCACCAACGCGAAGCAGGTGGTCGAGACCCTGTTCTCGCCGAACTACCCGCAGGCCAAATCGGTGATTGCCGATTCCGCCGCAGGCTATGTCGATCTCAGCGACAAGCTGACCTTCGACCCGGCCAAAGCCAGCAGCCTGCTGGATGAGGCGGGCTGGAAAGCGGGCAGTGACGGCATCCGCGCGAAGGACGGCCAGCGCCTGGCCCTGACCATCTATGAATCCCTGCCGCAGCCGCAGAATAAAGAGGTGTTACAGCTGGTGGCCCAGCAGTGGCGTCAGGTGGGCGTCGCCCTGAGTGTGAAGGCCGGTGACGCGGGTAGCCACGTTCTCGACAACCTCGATCCGCTGAAAACCCCGCTCACCGTCTCGGAAGTGGGCCGCGCCGACCCGGACGTGGTGAAGAGCATGTTCTATCCGAATAACCGCGATGCCCTGCTGCAAAAAGGGGGCTCCAGTGACAAGGTGACCAGCTTCCGCGACGACAAGCTCAACGACCTGCTGGTCAACATCTCCTCCGAAGTGGATCCGCAGAAGCGCCTCCAGCTCACCGGCGATGCCCAGCGCTACCTGCTGGATAACGCCTACGTGATCCCGATCTTCGAGGAGCCGCAGGTGTTCGCCGGTGCGCCCTGGCTGAAAGGGGTGAGTTTTGAAGCGGTCGGTCGCCCGTCGTTCTACGGCGCGTGGATCGAGAAACATTAA
- a CDS encoding ABC transporter permease → MSHYLLRRAGLGLLVLWAAFTLSFVLLQVLPGDAVLIKFQNPDLGLSPAQIEEMRIAYGADSPLWQQYLHTLGAMLRGDFGFSVQAGVAVSELIATNLPDTLSLALPAFALAVVLAFSLALASRLPGLRWLSNAIQSLPVLFISLPTFWLGIALIQLFSFQLRLIPVINPTPLQGLILPIVTVAIPISAPLAQILMRSLDQVAAQPFVAVARAKGLSETAVLWRHVTGNALLPALNIAGLLLGELIAGALITETVFGRSGLGLLTQQAVNNQDIAVLQAVVMISALGFVLINLLVDLLMPLFDPRLQTVTGGAA, encoded by the coding sequence ATGAGCCACTATCTGCTGCGACGGGCCGGGCTGGGGCTGCTGGTGCTCTGGGCGGCGTTCACCCTGTCGTTCGTGCTGCTCCAGGTGCTGCCGGGGGACGCGGTGCTGATCAAGTTCCAGAACCCGGACCTCGGCCTGAGCCCGGCGCAAATCGAAGAGATGCGGATTGCCTACGGGGCCGACAGCCCGCTGTGGCAGCAGTATCTGCACACCCTCGGAGCGATGCTGCGCGGCGATTTTGGCTTCTCGGTGCAGGCGGGCGTGGCGGTGAGTGAGCTTATCGCCACCAACCTGCCGGACACCTTAAGCCTGGCGCTGCCCGCCTTTGCGCTGGCGGTGGTGCTGGCCTTCTCCCTGGCGCTGGCCTCGCGCCTGCCGGGGCTGCGCTGGCTGAGCAACGCCATCCAGTCCCTGCCGGTGCTGTTTATCTCCCTGCCGACCTTCTGGCTGGGGATTGCCCTGATACAGCTGTTCTCGTTCCAGCTGCGGCTGATCCCGGTGATTAACCCAACCCCGCTGCAGGGGCTGATCCTGCCGATTGTCACCGTCGCCATACCGATATCCGCCCCGCTGGCGCAGATCCTGATGCGCAGTCTGGATCAGGTGGCCGCCCAGCCGTTTGTGGCGGTAGCGCGGGCCAAAGGGTTGAGCGAAACCGCCGTCCTCTGGCGGCACGTCACCGGCAACGCCCTGCTGCCGGCGCTGAACATCGCCGGGCTGCTGCTGGGCGAGCTGATTGCCGGGGCGCTGATCACCGAAACCGTGTTTGGCCGCAGCGGACTGGGGCTGCTGACCCAGCAGGCGGTGAATAACCAGGATATCGCCGTGTTACAGGCGGTGGTGATGATTTCCGCCCTCGGCTTTGTGCTGATTAACCTGCTGGTGGATCTGCTGATGCCGCTGTTCGATCCCCGCCTGCAAACTGTGACCGGAGGTGCTGCATGA
- a CDS encoding ABC transporter permease, translating into MSLVDYAAAARKRIPAWRGLRWQPGLWLAWAIIAAAALAAIAPGLFTHFSPIEGIAGAQRLAPQADYWLGTDQLGRDVYTRIIYGASHSLSAALVAVAMGLFIGTAIGVIAGAFAGRVESVLMRLVDVLLAIPSLLLSLTVIILLGFGTVNAAIAVGVASIASFARLARGEVVRIRHTDYVEAAFGSGGTFWTVLWRHILPNSLTAVLAFATLQFGQAILALSTLSFLGYGTPPPIPEWGLLIAEGRNYLSTAWWLTTFPGLVVIAVVLATNRISRQLSGGRS; encoded by the coding sequence ATGAGCCTTGTTGATTATGCTGCGGCGGCGCGTAAACGCATTCCCGCCTGGCGCGGATTGCGCTGGCAGCCGGGACTGTGGCTGGCCTGGGCCATTATCGCCGCTGCCGCGCTGGCGGCCATCGCGCCGGGGCTTTTTACCCATTTCAGCCCGATTGAAGGCATTGCCGGCGCGCAGCGGCTGGCTCCCCAGGCCGACTACTGGCTCGGCACCGACCAGCTCGGGCGCGACGTTTATACCCGGATTATCTATGGCGCCTCGCACTCCCTGAGCGCCGCGCTGGTGGCGGTGGCGATGGGGCTGTTTATTGGCACCGCCATCGGCGTGATTGCCGGAGCCTTTGCCGGACGGGTGGAATCGGTGCTGATGCGCCTGGTAGACGTTCTGCTTGCCATCCCCTCGCTGCTGCTGTCCCTGACGGTGATCATTCTCCTTGGCTTTGGTACGGTGAATGCCGCTATCGCCGTTGGGGTGGCGTCCATCGCAAGCTTCGCCCGCCTGGCGCGCGGTGAAGTGGTGCGCATCCGCCACACCGATTATGTCGAAGCGGCGTTTGGCAGCGGGGGCACATTCTGGACGGTGCTATGGCGCCACATTCTGCCCAACTCCCTGACCGCGGTGCTGGCCTTTGCCACCCTGCAGTTTGGTCAGGCAATCCTGGCGCTGTCGACCCTCAGCTTCCTCGGCTACGGCACCCCGCCGCCGATCCCTGAATGGGGCCTGCTGATTGCCGAAGGACGTAACTACCTCTCAACCGCCTGGTGGCTAACCACCTTCCCCGGCCTGGTGGTGATCGCCGTGGTGCTGGCCACCAACCGTATCAGCCGTCAGTTAAGCGGAGGTCGCTCATGA
- a CDS encoding ABC transporter ATP-binding protein has product MTVLSVENLTLSYRTGSEWREVVHNVSFTLGRGEMLAFVGESGSGKTTTAQAIIGLLADNARRDAGSIRLNGEDLSQWSAKRLDSLRGARISLVPQDPGNSLNPVKTVGAQVGEILRLHQKINKAECDSQVLALLTKVGLSHPEQRMKQFPHQLSGGMKQRVLIAIAIALRPDVIVADEPTSALDVTVQKRILDLLDLLRRESGTAVLFVTHDLALAAQRADRLLVFRHGEVQEHGATADVVRAPQHAYTRQLLSDLNGQRLTIAPVAGRPLASPAIRAEGISKRFALGKGHQLQALDNVSFAVQRGSTHALVGESGSGKTTLARILLGFEQAESGQVIIDDIDATTLSHEARRQLRQKIQFVYQNPFASLDPRQTLFEIIEEPLKNFVPVSKAERAARVESVTRRVALPPELLTRTARELSGGQRQRVAIARALILEPTILVLDEATSALDVTVQAQILALLQQLQQQLGLTYLFITHDLATVRRIAHSVTVLRSGQVVEHGAVGSLFATPQNAYTRELIDAIPHFSQKEYA; this is encoded by the coding sequence ATGACCGTGTTATCAGTGGAAAACCTGACCCTCAGCTATCGCACCGGTAGCGAGTGGCGCGAAGTGGTGCATAACGTCAGCTTTACCCTCGGGCGCGGCGAGATGCTGGCCTTTGTCGGTGAATCCGGCTCCGGAAAAACGACTACCGCTCAGGCGATCATCGGCCTGCTGGCGGATAACGCCCGCCGCGACGCCGGCAGCATCCGTCTGAACGGGGAAGATCTCAGCCAGTGGTCGGCAAAACGGCTCGACAGTCTTCGCGGAGCACGTATCAGCCTGGTGCCGCAGGATCCGGGTAACTCCCTCAATCCGGTGAAAACCGTCGGTGCCCAGGTGGGCGAGATCCTGCGTCTGCATCAGAAAATCAATAAGGCCGAGTGCGACAGCCAGGTGCTGGCCCTGCTGACCAAAGTGGGCCTCAGCCACCCGGAACAGCGGATGAAGCAGTTTCCGCATCAGCTTTCCGGCGGCATGAAGCAGCGGGTGCTGATCGCCATCGCTATTGCCCTGCGCCCGGACGTGATCGTCGCCGATGAACCCACCAGCGCGCTGGACGTCACGGTGCAGAAACGCATTCTCGATCTGCTGGACCTGCTGCGCCGGGAATCCGGCACCGCGGTGCTGTTCGTCACCCACGACCTGGCCCTGGCGGCCCAGCGGGCCGACCGGCTGCTGGTATTCCGCCACGGCGAAGTGCAGGAGCACGGCGCGACCGCCGACGTGGTACGCGCCCCGCAGCACGCCTATACCCGCCAGTTGCTGAGCGATCTGAACGGCCAGCGGCTAACCATCGCTCCGGTGGCGGGTCGCCCGCTGGCCTCCCCGGCGATCCGCGCCGAGGGGATCAGCAAACGCTTTGCGCTGGGCAAAGGCCATCAACTGCAGGCCCTGGATAACGTCAGTTTTGCCGTACAGCGCGGCAGCACCCACGCTTTGGTAGGTGAGTCGGGTTCGGGTAAAACCACCCTCGCGCGTATCCTGTTGGGCTTTGAGCAGGCCGAAAGCGGCCAGGTGATTATCGATGATATCGATGCCACCACCCTCAGCCACGAGGCGCGTCGCCAGCTGCGGCAGAAGATCCAGTTCGTCTATCAGAACCCCTTTGCCTCGCTGGATCCGCGCCAGACGCTGTTTGAGATCATCGAAGAGCCGTTGAAAAATTTCGTCCCGGTCAGCAAAGCCGAACGCGCCGCCAGGGTTGAGAGCGTCACCCGGCGGGTGGCTCTGCCGCCGGAGCTGTTAACCCGCACCGCGCGGGAACTCTCGGGTGGACAGCGGCAGCGTGTGGCCATTGCCCGGGCCCTGATCCTCGAGCCGACCATTCTGGTGCTGGATGAGGCCACCTCGGCGCTGGACGTCACCGTACAGGCGCAGATCCTCGCCCTGCTCCAGCAGCTGCAACAGCAGCTGGGCCTGACCTATCTGTTTATCACCCACGATCTGGCGACCGTCCGGCGCATCGCCCACAGCGTCACCGTGCTGCGCAGCGGTCAGGTCGTGGAGCACGGCGCGGTGGGTTCACTGTTCGCCACCCCGCAGAACGCCTATACCCGCGAGCTGATCGACGCCATTCCCCATTTTTCACAGAAGGAGTACGCATGA
- a CDS encoding putative FMN-dependent luciferase-like monooxygenase, producing MTRKRLGFFTRLLDDVPAKERYRLATEQIRHAERYGFDTAWIAQHHFHEHEGGLPSPLVFLAHVAAFTTRIRLGTAIITLPLENPLRVAEDTAVLDLLADGRLEVGFGSGGTPTSFLPFGLTINERAATFADHLHLINSAWRGDSLTHPDNHLYPPAPGLTERVWIATFSVEGAVRAARQGHGLMLSRTQPRPADNLALPLDAIQNPIIDAYLDALPSGVAPRILASRTAFVADSDAYALKVAEPGLTRQAQQHQAAGHPLTGDTVTDYIRQFDAHIGAPQTVLASLAQDSVLARATDISFQVHSVEPSHQDTLRSIELIAEQIAPHLL from the coding sequence ATGACGCGTAAACGCCTGGGTTTCTTCACCCGCCTGCTGGACGATGTGCCAGCCAAAGAACGCTATCGCCTGGCGACAGAGCAGATCCGTCATGCCGAACGCTACGGTTTTGACACCGCCTGGATTGCCCAACACCACTTCCACGAGCATGAGGGCGGCCTGCCGTCGCCGCTGGTGTTCCTCGCCCATGTCGCGGCGTTTACCACCCGCATCCGCCTCGGCACCGCCATTATTACCCTGCCGCTGGAAAATCCGCTGCGGGTAGCGGAAGACACGGCGGTGCTGGATCTGCTGGCCGACGGGCGTCTGGAGGTGGGGTTTGGCTCCGGCGGGACGCCGACCTCGTTTTTACCGTTCGGGCTGACCATTAACGAGCGGGCGGCGACCTTCGCCGATCACCTGCACCTGATTAACAGCGCCTGGCGCGGGGATTCCCTGACCCATCCGGATAATCATCTCTACCCGCCTGCGCCAGGGCTGACGGAGCGGGTGTGGATTGCCACTTTCTCGGTGGAGGGTGCAGTGCGTGCCGCCCGGCAGGGGCACGGGCTGATGCTCTCCCGCACCCAGCCCCGCCCGGCGGATAATCTTGCGCTGCCGCTGGATGCGATCCAGAACCCGATTATCGACGCCTATCTCGACGCCCTGCCGTCCGGCGTGGCCCCGCGTATTCTGGCCTCACGCACCGCCTTTGTCGCCGATAGCGATGCGTACGCCCTGAAGGTGGCCGAACCGGGTCTGACCCGCCAGGCGCAGCAGCATCAGGCTGCCGGGCACCCCCTTACTGGTGACACTGTCACGGATTATATCCGCCAGTTCGATGCCCATATCGGCGCGCCGCAGACCGTGCTCGCCTCGCTGGCGCAGGATTCGGTGCTGGCGCGCGCCACCGATATTTCGTTCCAGGTGCATTCGGTTGAGCCGTCGCATCAGGACACCTTACGTTCGATAGAGTTAATCGCCGAGCAGATCGCCCCTCATCTTTTATAA
- a CDS encoding alkylhydroperoxidase domain protein has translation MALSQDILAELAEIAPGSPLAQARLTREAATRHAQGSYETLFSQQSADFALDERFAVAAKVAKWHNADALAAHYAGFGLADPTSLRLTPALTFARLLTFSPVEATPGAINALTLAGWSKEGIVTLAQLIAFVSFQSRLIVGLRLLNDKPVAASDVPVVAGHWHTVPLTKNGKAAPVAFTQQELGWEPWLEPKPLAEFTPDEQAILAKFGHTDSDYFRLLGRNLPVLEQRTLTDKGIFFTSGGLSRAERELAATVTSKVNGCIYCASVHARKASQLSKDDDAVERLLAVEPGQSLSSGQSPRWQAGIDFAAALSVTPPAVTPGHLAGLERQGLDTLAQLDLVQSAAFFAWANRLMLTLGEPSLP, from the coding sequence ATGGCTTTAAGTCAGGATATTCTCGCCGAACTGGCGGAGATCGCCCCGGGTTCCCCGCTGGCACAGGCACGACTCACCCGCGAGGCGGCAACGCGTCACGCGCAGGGGAGCTACGAAACCTTATTCAGTCAGCAGAGTGCTGATTTTGCGCTGGACGAACGCTTTGCCGTGGCGGCAAAAGTGGCGAAATGGCATAACGCCGACGCGCTGGCGGCCCACTACGCCGGGTTTGGTCTGGCGGATCCGACCTCATTGCGCCTGACCCCCGCCCTGACCTTCGCCCGCCTGCTGACCTTCTCCCCGGTCGAAGCCACGCCCGGGGCGATCAATGCGTTGACCCTCGCGGGCTGGAGCAAAGAGGGCATTGTGACCCTGGCGCAGCTGATCGCCTTTGTCAGCTTCCAGAGCCGCCTGATCGTCGGCCTGCGTCTGCTCAATGACAAACCGGTGGCGGCTAGCGACGTTCCGGTGGTGGCGGGCCACTGGCACACCGTGCCGCTGACCAAAAACGGCAAAGCCGCGCCGGTGGCCTTTACCCAGCAGGAGCTGGGCTGGGAGCCGTGGCTGGAACCCAAACCGCTGGCGGAATTTACCCCCGACGAGCAGGCGATCCTCGCGAAATTCGGCCATACCGACTCCGACTATTTCCGCCTGCTGGGACGCAACTTGCCAGTGCTGGAGCAGCGAACGCTGACCGATAAAGGGATTTTCTTTACGTCGGGCGGGCTGTCCCGGGCGGAGCGAGAGCTGGCCGCCACGGTGACCAGCAAGGTCAACGGCTGCATTTACTGCGCCTCTGTTCATGCGCGGAAGGCCAGCCAGCTGTCGAAGGACGATGATGCCGTGGAAAGACTGCTGGCGGTCGAGCCGGGTCAGTCGCTGAGCAGCGGGCAGTCGCCGCGCTGGCAGGCGGGGATTGATTTTGCTGCCGCGCTGTCGGTAACCCCGCCTGCGGTGACGCCGGGACATCTGGCCGGGCTGGAGCGTCAGGGGCTGGATACCCTCGCCCAGCTGGATCTGGTTCAGTCCGCGGCCTTCTTCGCCTGGGCTAACCGGTTGATGCTCACTCTGGGTGAACCCTCATTGCCGTGA